One genomic window of Paenibacillus xylanilyticus includes the following:
- a CDS encoding glutamate synthase subunit beta — MSTPTGFMEYKRQLPADREPAERIKDWEEFHKHMAEEELRTQGARCMDCGTPYCHTGIDMIGGTSGCPVHNLIPEWNNLVYRGLWREALDRLHKTNNFPEFTGRVCPAPCEGSCTVGLIGQPVTIKTIEEAIIEKGFEEGWVVPQPPEKRTGKRVAVVGSGPAGLATAAQLNKAGHAVTVYERSDRVGGLLMYGIPTMKLDKKVVQRRVDLLEAEGVQFVTNTEIGKDIPAQQLVDEYDAVVLCGGATKPREFNIEGSDLKGVHYAMDFLNGSIKSYLDSNLEDGNYISAKDKDVIVIGGGDTGSDCVATSLRHGCRTVTQFGTHTQAPMERDRINNPWPQFPNVYTLDYAQEEAKALFGQDPREFSIMTTKFVGDEEGNLKELHTIQIERIVDETGRKIYQPIPGTERVFPAQMAMIAIGFDGPEQTLVEQLGLATDRRTNVKARYGKYNTNVDKVFAAGDMRRGQSLVVWAINEGREAAREVDKYLMGATVLA, encoded by the coding sequence ATGTCTACACCTACTGGATTTATGGAATACAAACGGCAGCTGCCTGCGGACAGGGAGCCGGCTGAGCGGATTAAGGATTGGGAAGAGTTTCATAAACATATGGCTGAAGAAGAGCTCAGAACACAAGGTGCACGATGCATGGATTGTGGTACCCCGTATTGCCATACAGGTATAGATATGATTGGCGGAACGTCGGGCTGTCCTGTGCATAACCTGATTCCGGAATGGAATAATCTTGTATATCGTGGATTGTGGAGAGAAGCGCTTGATCGTCTGCACAAAACAAATAATTTTCCGGAGTTTACAGGTCGTGTCTGTCCAGCTCCATGTGAAGGATCTTGTACTGTTGGTCTGATCGGCCAGCCGGTTACCATCAAAACGATTGAAGAAGCCATTATCGAAAAAGGATTCGAAGAAGGCTGGGTGGTTCCCCAACCTCCGGAGAAACGTACAGGTAAACGCGTTGCGGTCGTTGGTTCTGGCCCTGCAGGTCTTGCGACAGCGGCTCAGTTGAACAAAGCAGGCCATGCGGTAACTGTATATGAGCGTTCGGACCGTGTCGGCGGTTTGCTGATGTATGGTATTCCAACAATGAAACTGGACAAAAAAGTGGTGCAGCGTCGTGTGGATCTGCTTGAAGCGGAAGGCGTTCAGTTCGTCACAAACACCGAGATTGGCAAGGATATTCCTGCTCAGCAATTGGTGGACGAGTATGATGCTGTCGTGCTGTGTGGTGGCGCTACGAAGCCGCGGGAGTTCAATATTGAAGGAAGCGACTTGAAAGGCGTACATTACGCGATGGACTTCCTGAATGGCAGTATCAAAAGTTACCTGGATTCCAACCTGGAAGACGGAAACTACATTTCTGCAAAAGATAAAGACGTTATCGTTATTGGTGGCGGAGATACCGGTTCGGACTGTGTGGCTACATCGCTCCGTCACGGTTGTCGTACCGTAACTCAATTTGGTACGCATACCCAAGCCCCAATGGAACGTGATCGCATTAACAACCCTTGGCCGCAATTCCCTAACGTTTACACCTTGGACTATGCACAAGAGGAAGCGAAAGCATTATTCGGGCAAGATCCGCGTGAATTCTCCATCATGACAACCAAATTTGTTGGAGATGAAGAGGGCAACCTCAAAGAGCTGCACACAATTCAAATCGAGCGTATTGTCGATGAAACAGGTCGTAAGATCTATCAGCCAATCCCTGGAACAGAGCGCGTTTTCCCTGCACAAATGGCAATGATCGCGATCGGGTTTGATGGTCCAGAGCAAACGCTGGTTGAACAGCTGGGACTTGCAACAGATCGTCGTACCAATGTTAAAGCTCGCTACGGCAAATACAATACCAATGTGGATAAAGTATTCGCTGCAGGTGACATGCGTCGCGGACAAAGTCTGGTTGTATGGGCAATCAATGAAGGACGCGAAGCTGCTCGTGAAGTAGACAAATACCTGATGGGTGCCACCGTTCTTGCTTAA
- a CDS encoding dihydrofolate reductase, protein MSIELVWAMGENGVIGLNNTIPWRLPKDMAFFKCRTLNKTIIMGRNTWESFGGKPLPQRRNIVVTRDLNYKVEQAEVVHSIEEGLEATKEEELCVIGGSQVYREFLPLADRLVVTRIHEEFEGDTFFPDVDWSEWELKEQIEGEQDEKNVYAYTFEFYERKR, encoded by the coding sequence TTGAGTATTGAACTTGTGTGGGCTATGGGTGAAAATGGCGTTATTGGCTTGAACAACACCATTCCATGGCGATTGCCCAAAGATATGGCTTTTTTTAAGTGTCGTACGTTAAACAAAACGATTATTATGGGTCGCAATACGTGGGAATCCTTCGGTGGTAAGCCCCTCCCGCAGCGCCGGAATATTGTGGTCACCAGAGATCTGAACTACAAGGTAGAGCAGGCAGAAGTGGTGCATTCCATTGAAGAAGGTTTGGAGGCTACCAAAGAAGAGGAGCTATGTGTAATCGGTGGCTCACAGGTATACCGTGAGTTCCTCCCGCTGGCGGACCGGTTGGTGGTTACCAGGATCCATGAGGAATTTGAGGGAGACACCTTTTTCCCGGATGTGGATTGGTCTGAATGGGAGCTGAAGGAGCAGATTGAGGGCGAGCAGGATGAGAAAAATGTGTACGCCTATACGTTTGAGTTTTACGAGCGCAAACGCTGA
- the thyA gene encoding thymidylate synthase, giving the protein MKNYLDLLQDILDNGVHKGDRTGTGTQSVFGRQLRYNLSEGFPLVTTKRIHLKSVIHELLWFLSGDTNIAYLKENGVKIWDDWADENGDLGPVYGSQWRTWEAPNGEKIDQISAVIDSIKNNPDSRRHLVSAWNVAEINNMKLPPCHFAFQFYVAEGKLSCMLTMRSVDTFLGLPFNIASYALLTHMIAQQCDLEVGDFIWSGGDVHIYSNHVEQVKTQLEREPFALPKLIIKRKPDSIFDYKFEDFEFENYQHHPGIKAPIAV; this is encoded by the coding sequence TTGAAAAACTATCTCGATTTATTACAAGATATATTGGATAACGGTGTTCATAAAGGGGATCGTACCGGAACGGGTACACAATCCGTGTTTGGCAGACAGCTTCGTTATAATCTGTCCGAAGGATTCCCGCTTGTAACCACGAAGCGAATCCATCTTAAATCCGTCATTCATGAACTATTATGGTTCCTGAGTGGGGATACGAATATTGCCTATTTGAAAGAAAACGGAGTGAAGATCTGGGACGATTGGGCAGACGAGAATGGCGATCTAGGCCCGGTTTACGGTTCACAATGGAGAACATGGGAAGCGCCAAACGGGGAGAAAATTGACCAGATTTCAGCTGTTATCGATTCAATTAAAAATAACCCGGATTCACGCCGGCATCTGGTAAGTGCATGGAACGTGGCAGAGATTAACAACATGAAGCTACCGCCTTGTCATTTTGCGTTTCAATTTTATGTGGCGGAGGGTAAACTATCCTGTATGCTTACGATGCGCTCCGTGGATACGTTCCTGGGGTTGCCATTTAATATTGCCAGCTACGCGTTACTGACACATATGATTGCCCAGCAGTGTGATCTTGAAGTGGGAGATTTCATCTGGTCGGGTGGCGATGTGCACATCTATTCTAATCATGTGGAGCAAGTGAAAACACAGCTCGAGCGGGAGCCTTTCGCACTGCCTAAGTTAATCATTAAGCGCAAACCGGATTCGATTTTTGATTATAAGTTTGAGGATTTTGAGTTTGAAAACTATCAGCATCATCCGGGGATCAAAGCTCCAATTGCGGTATAA
- the lpdA gene encoding dihydrolipoyl dehydrogenase, whose product MVVGDASLNIDTLVIGAGPGGYVAAIRAAQLGQSVLIVDKSELGGVCLNRGCIPSKALISAAHQYENALHGEAFGISAENVKVDFSKTQEFKNGVVKKMTGGVAGLLKGNKVEVFNGECMFINENEARVFNDHESPRYKFKNAIIATGSRPIELKPFPFGGRILSSTEALNLPEVPKSLIVIGGGYIGAELGQMYSKFGAKVTIIEGLDTVLPGFDKDMTSLVAKNMKKTGIEIVTGAKAESAEQTDKDVTVKYSVNGESKEVTADYLLVTVGRRPNTDGELGLDLIGVDVDERGFVKVDHQGRTSIPHIFAIGDIVSGLALAHKASYEGKVAAEAIAGQPSVVDYKCMPAVVFTDPECSSVGYTEKEAKEKGYKVKAGKFPYAGNGRAVSLNHAEGFVKIVADEESGLVLGCQIVGLEASNLIAELGLAIEMGATLEDLALTIHAHPTLGEIVMEAAELVMGHPIHIISR is encoded by the coding sequence ATGGTAGTAGGCGACGCTTCTCTCAATATCGACACATTAGTAATTGGTGCGGGTCCTGGCGGCTATGTAGCTGCCATCCGCGCTGCTCAACTGGGCCAAAGCGTATTGATTGTTGACAAATCCGAGCTTGGTGGCGTTTGTTTGAACCGTGGATGTATCCCATCCAAAGCCCTGATCTCTGCTGCACACCAATATGAAAATGCACTTCACGGTGAAGCATTCGGTATCTCTGCTGAAAACGTAAAAGTGGACTTCAGCAAAACTCAAGAGTTCAAAAACGGCGTTGTTAAGAAAATGACTGGCGGCGTAGCTGGTTTGCTCAAAGGCAACAAAGTTGAAGTTTTCAACGGTGAGTGCATGTTCATCAACGAAAACGAAGCGCGTGTATTCAACGATCACGAATCTCCGCGTTACAAATTCAAAAATGCAATCATTGCAACAGGTTCCCGTCCAATCGAACTGAAACCTTTCCCATTTGGCGGACGCATTCTGTCTTCGACAGAAGCATTGAACCTGCCTGAAGTACCGAAAAGCCTGATCGTTATCGGTGGCGGTTATATCGGTGCTGAGCTTGGTCAAATGTACTCCAAATTCGGTGCTAAAGTAACGATCATCGAAGGTTTGGATACTGTACTGCCAGGATTCGATAAAGACATGACTAGCCTTGTGGCTAAAAACATGAAGAAAACAGGCATCGAAATCGTAACGGGTGCAAAAGCTGAAAGTGCTGAGCAAACGGACAAAGATGTAACTGTTAAATATTCCGTAAATGGTGAATCCAAAGAAGTAACTGCAGACTACCTGCTCGTTACTGTTGGACGTCGTCCAAACACGGATGGTGAGCTTGGTTTGGACCTGATCGGTGTTGACGTTGACGAGCGTGGATTCGTTAAAGTTGACCACCAAGGCCGCACTAGCATTCCTCACATCTTCGCAATCGGTGATATCGTATCCGGTTTGGCACTTGCCCACAAAGCTTCTTATGAAGGTAAAGTGGCTGCTGAAGCAATCGCAGGACAACCATCTGTAGTTGACTACAAATGTATGCCAGCTGTTGTATTTACAGATCCAGAGTGCTCAAGCGTAGGTTACACTGAAAAAGAAGCCAAAGAAAAAGGCTACAAAGTTAAAGCAGGTAAATTCCCTTATGCGGGTAACGGCCGTGCAGTATCTTTGAACCATGCTGAAGGCTTCGTGAAAATCGTAGCGGACGAAGAAAGCGGCCTTGTACTGGGTTGCCAAATCGTTGGTCTGGAAGCTTCCAACCTGATTGCTGAGCTTGGTCTTGCAATCGAAATGGGTGCTACTCTGGAAGATCTGGCTCTGACTATTCACGCTCACCCAACGTTGGGCGAAATCGTGATGGAAGCTGCGGAACTGGTTATGGGTCACCCGATCCACATCATTTCCCGCTAA
- a CDS encoding dihydrolipoamide acetyltransferase family protein has protein sequence MAKFEYKFPELGEGLHEGEIIKMHIKVGDKVTDDDIIMEVQNDKAVVEVPCPVNGTVTEVFAKDGQICHVGEVVAVIDAEGELPEQDDAPAGDQGAQEKDAAQGGADTSGSSAAASSSDAAQEGGNNSVPAVPAKDVLATPSVRKFAREQGVDIAQVNGTGNNGKVTKEDVESFKNGGGQSAASSAAPAQEEKKSAAPAAAAADQRLEEERVPFKGIRKAISNAMVKSAYTAPHVTIMDEVDVTELVAFRTRMKPIAEKKGTKVTYLPFIVKALVAASRQFPALNAMIDEEANEIVYKKYYNIGIATDTDNGLIVPVIKDADRKSIWMIADSIRDLAARGRDGKLSANEMKGSTISISNIGSAGGMFFTPIINFPEVAILGTGRISEKAVIKDGEVVAAPVMALSLSFDHRIIDGATAQNFMNYIKQLLANPELLVMEV, from the coding sequence TACAAAACGACAAAGCGGTAGTAGAAGTACCTTGTCCGGTTAACGGAACAGTTACTGAAGTATTCGCTAAAGACGGTCAAATCTGTCACGTTGGTGAAGTAGTTGCTGTGATTGATGCAGAAGGCGAACTGCCTGAGCAAGACGACGCTCCTGCTGGCGACCAAGGTGCACAAGAGAAAGACGCAGCTCAAGGCGGAGCTGACACTAGCGGTTCTTCTGCGGCAGCTTCCAGCTCGGATGCAGCTCAAGAAGGCGGCAACAACAGCGTACCGGCAGTACCTGCCAAAGACGTTTTGGCAACTCCAAGCGTACGCAAATTTGCTCGTGAGCAAGGTGTAGACATCGCTCAGGTTAACGGCACTGGCAACAACGGTAAAGTAACCAAAGAAGATGTTGAATCCTTCAAAAATGGTGGAGGCCAATCCGCAGCATCTTCTGCAGCTCCTGCTCAAGAAGAGAAAAAATCCGCAGCACCAGCAGCGGCAGCAGCTGACCAACGCCTTGAAGAAGAGCGCGTACCATTCAAAGGTATCCGTAAAGCAATCTCCAATGCTATGGTTAAATCGGCTTACACTGCACCTCACGTTACAATCATGGACGAAGTGGACGTAACTGAGTTGGTTGCTTTCCGTACTCGTATGAAACCAATCGCAGAGAAAAAAGGAACGAAAGTTACTTATCTGCCGTTCATCGTTAAAGCATTGGTTGCAGCTTCCCGTCAATTCCCTGCTCTGAACGCAATGATTGATGAAGAAGCTAACGAAATTGTTTACAAAAAATACTACAACATCGGTATCGCAACAGATACAGACAACGGCTTGATCGTTCCTGTTATCAAAGATGCTGATCGCAAATCCATCTGGATGATCGCTGATTCCATTCGTGATCTGGCAGCTCGTGGCCGTGATGGCAAATTGAGCGCTAACGAAATGAAAGGAAGCACAATCTCCATCAGTAACATCGGTTCTGCTGGCGGTATGTTCTTCACTCCGATCATTAACTTCCCTGAAGTTGCAATCCTCGGAACTGGACGTATCAGCGAAAAAGCGGTTATCAAAGACGGCGAAGTTGTTGCAGCTCCTGTAATGGCTCTTTCCTTGAGCTTTGACCACCGTATCATCGATGGCGCAACAGCACAAAACTTTATGAACTACATTAAACAGCTGCTCGCTAACCCTGAGCTGCTCGTTATGGAGGTGTAA